The genomic region GAGCGGGGTGACGGGCGAAATCCACCATGTCGACGCGGGCTATAACGTGATCGGCATGAAGGCGGAGGACGCGCCGGACATCGCGCTGGCCTGAGCCGTGACCGTCACCGTCCGCCCCGCGCGCGCCGAGGACGTGGCCGCGATCGATGCGCTACTGCGCGCGAGCTTCCCCGCGCCGGACGAAGCAAACTTGGTGCGTGACCTGTGCATGGAGGGCGACATGGTGCTCACCCTGATCGCCGAGGACGAAGGCACGGACACGCTGGCCGGGGCGATCGTGTTCAGCCGGATGGACGTGACCGTGGCGGGCAGGCAGGTACCCTCCGTCGCGCTCGCCCCGCTCGCGGTCGCCGCGCCTTACCGGCGGCAGGGGGTGGCGGAGGCGCTGGTGCGCGCCGGGCACGACCGGCTGGAGGCAGAGGGCGTGGTGCTGAGCTTCGTGCTCGGCGAGCCGGATTATTACGGTCGCTTCGGCTATGACGCGGTGGTCGCGCGCAACTTCTCCTCGCCTTATGCGGGGGAATATTTCATGGCGCTGCCATTGCAGGGCGGCCTCGTGCCGTGCGGCGTGCGCGAGGCGGCACATCATGCGCCCGCTTTCTCACGATTGGGAACGCAATGAGCTTCAACACCTTCGGCCGCGTCTTCCGCTTCACCACCTGGGGCGAGAGCCACGGCCCGGCGCTCGGCGCGGTGGTGGACGGCTGCCCGCCGGGGATCGCGATCAGCGAGGACGACATCCAGCCGTGGCTCGACAAGCGCCGGCCCGGCCAGTCGCGCTTCACCACGCAGCGGCGCGAACCGGATCAGGTGCGCATCCTCTCCGGCACGTTCGAGGGCCGCACGACCGGCACGCCGATCAGCCTGATGATCGAGAATGTCGACCAGCGTTCGAAGGATTATTCGGAGGTGGCGCGCGCCTATCGCCCCGGCCATGCCGATTACGCTTATGACGCGAAATACGGCTTCCGCGACTATCGCGGCGGTGGACGCTCCTCCGCGCGCGAGACGGCGGCGCGCGTCGCGGCGGGCGCGGTGGCGCGGCTGGTGGTGTCTGAAGTGCGCATCCGCGCATGGGTGGAGGCGATCGGCGGCGACGCGATCGACCCTGCCGTTTTCGACGACGCGGAGATCGACCGCAACGCCTTCTTCTGCCCAGACGCCGCCGCAGCGCTTCGCTGGGAGGCGAAGGTGGATGCCGCGCGCAAGGCCGGCTCCTCGCTGGGCGCGATCGTGGCGTGCGAGGCGACCGGCGTGCCGCCCGGCTGGGGGGCGCCGCTCTACGCCAAGCTCGACAGCGAGTTGGCCGCCGCCTGCATGTCGATCAACGCGGTGAAGGGTGTGGAGATCGGGGACGGCTTCGCCGCCGCCGCGCTGACCGGCGAGGAAAATGCCGACGCGATGCGCCCCGGCCCGGACGGCTGGCCGCATTTCCTCGCCAACCACGCCGGCGGGATCGCGGGCGGCATCTCGACCGGTCAGCCCTTGCGGCTGCGCGTTGCGTTCAAGCCGACCAGCTCGATCCTGACGCCGGTGGAGACGATCACCCGCGCAGGCGAGGCGAGCGAGATCGCCACGAAGGGACGTCACGATCCCTGCGTCGGCATTCGCGGCGTACCGGTGGTGGAGGCGATGGTCGCACTGGTGCTCGCCGATCAGGCATTGCTGCATCGCGCGCAATGCGGCGGCTGAGGCGCGATCAGTTCCGCCAAGAAACACGAATCACCAATATGAACAACGGTTAATAATCGCTTCGTCTCCGGCACCGAACATTTCAGCGCTGCAATAATATTTCCCGCTTGAATAGCCGAGCTGAAAGGTGGCTGGATCAAGACCAGACGACACTACATCCCGAATTTTCTCCTTATATTGATTCCCATAACGGGGAAGCACCAGGAGAAGATTTATGAAGTTCATCCACATCCTTGCCGCCGGCGCCCTTATCCTTCCCGCGGTCGCGATCGCGCAGTCCGCTCCCGGCGATCAGCCGACCACGTCCGCCAAGCACAAGAAGGGCAAGAAGCATCACGAAACGATGAGCGCCCCGGAGGCGGCCCCGGCCGACACGACCACGCCGCCGGCCGCGACCGACCCGGCGACCACCGCGCCGCCGGACTCGACCATGCCGCCGGCCACCACCACGCCGGAACCGGCGCCGGCTCCTGACCCCGCGCCTACCAGCCAGACGCCACCGCGTCTCTGATCGGTTGGCGGGATTCTCCCGGAGGGGTCGGCGGATTTCGGTCCACCGGCCCCTTTGTCTTACAGGTCAGTCCGCGAACGGATCGCGCACCAGGATCGTGTCCTCGCGCTCCGGGCTGGTCGATACCAGCGCGACCGGGCAGCGGATCAGTTCCTCGACACGGCGAATATATTTGATCGCCTGCGCCGGCAGGTCGGCCCAGCTCCGCGCGCCGGCGGTGGATTCGCTCCACCCCTCGATTGTCTCGTAGATCGGCTCGACCTCCGTCTGATCGGCGGCGTGCGACGGGAAATAATCCAGCACCTCACCACGCAAGCGATAGCCGGTGCAGATCTTCACCTCCTCGAACCCGTCGAGCACGTCGAGCTTGGTCAGCGCGATGCCGGTGATGCCGCTCACCGCCGCCGACTGGCGCACCAGCACCGCGTCGAACCAGCCGCAGCGCCGCTTGCGCCCGGTGACGGTGCCGAACTCGCGCCCGCGCGTGCCGAGCCGCTCGCCAGTCGCATCCTCCAGCTCGGTCGGGAACGGGCCGGAACCGACGCGGGTGGTATAGGCCTTGGCGATCCCCAGCACGAAGCCGACGCCGCCCGGCCCGATCCCCGAGCCGCCCGCCGCCTGCCCCGCGATCGTGTTCGACGAGGTGACGAAGGGATAGGTGCCGTGGTCGATATCGAGCAGCACGCCCTGCGCGCCTTCGAAGAGGATGCGCTGGCCCGCCGCGCGCGCCTCGTTGAGATCGCGCCATACCGGCTTGGCGAAGGGCAGGACGAAGCCCGCGATCTCGCGCAGTTCCGCCAGCAGCCGCTCGCGATCGATCGGCGGTTCGCCGAAGCCGGCGCGCAGCGCGTCGTGATGCGCGGTGAGGCGATCGAGCTGCGGCCCGAGATCGTCGAGATGCGCGAGGTCGCACACCCGGATCGCACGGCGGCCGACCTTGTCCTCATAGGCCGGGCCGATGCCGCGCCGCGTCGTGCCGATCTTGCCCGCGCCGCTGGCATCCTCGCGCAGCGCGTCGAGATCGCGGTGGAAGGGCAGGATCAGCGCACAATTGTCGGCGATGCGCAACGTCTCCGGCGTCGCCTTCACCCCCTGCTCGCCGAGCCGCGCGATCTCGTCGCGCAGCGCCCAGGGATCGAGCACCACGCCGTTGCCGATCACCGACGGCGTGCCGCGCACGATGCCGGAGGGGAGCAGCGAGAGCTTGTAGGTCTTGTCGCCGACGACGAGCGTATGGCCGGCGTTATGCCCGCCCTGGAAGCGCACCACCATGTCGGCGCGCTCGGCCAGCCAGTCGACGATCTTGCCCTTGCCCTCGTCGCCCCATTGCGCGCCGATGACCGCTACGTTCGCCATGGATACAATACTCCCCCTGCCGAGGGAATCCACGCGCCCTTCGACAGGACTCGGCGCGAGGATGTGTGCAGATTTTCGCCGCGCCGGTAGCCTTGCGCGACGCCAGCGTCAACCGCCTAGCAGCCGCGCCTCGCCGCGATCGAGGATATGCGTGCAGAGCTGCGCCTCGGGCGTGTCCCCCGCCTCCAGCGCGGCGACCGTCACCCAGCCGGCGGCGCGCATCCGCGCGCCTTCGGCGGCAGGCGCGCCGTAAGGGAGGAACAGCCGCCGCCGCTCCGGCGTGGTCGTGCCCACCAAGACATCGGCGTAGAGCGAGAAGCCCGTCGCCATTTCCTCCGTGCCGTCCTCGCGCACGATGCGATAGGTGCCGCCGCGCCCGACCTCGCGATCGACGCCCCTCACGAACAGCGAGAAGCCGAGCCAGGTCTGATATTCGAACCCGTGCCGCTCGGTCGGATCGAGCGTGAGCTGCACGCGGTCGCCGAGCGAATCGACGATCTCCGCGAGGCCCGCGATGCGCGAGGCGAGGATGCCGTGCGTGTCGAAGGCGCGCAGCCGCTCCAGCGCTTCCGGGAACGGCCCGGCGGCGGCGATCAGCGGGAGATAGGCGGGCGCGAGCGTGGCGACGCCGCCCGCGTCCTTGGCGTCGAGTCGCTCGCGCAGCGCGTCGACATCCGCCACCGGCAGCGTTCCGGCCATCGCATCGACCAGATCGGGCAGCGTGAAGTCGATCGAGATGCCGCTCGCTCCCGCCGCCTCCAGCGCATCGACCGCGACCGTCACCACCTCGCGCGCGGCCGCGACCGAATCGAGGCCGATCAGCTCCGCACCGATCTGCCGCGCCTCGCGCGCGGGGTTGAGCGCGTCGCCACGCAGCTTGAGCACCGGCCCGGCATAACTCAGCCGCACCGGGCGCGGATGATGCGCCATGCGTGTTGCCGCGATCCGCGCGATCTGCGCGGTAAGGTCGGGCCGGATCGCCAGCGTGCGCTGCGACACCGGATCGACGAAACGCACCGCGTTGCGCAGCCCGCCGTCCTTCAGCCGCGAACCAAGCCCGTCGGCGAACTCCGCGAGCGGCGGATCGGCGCGCTCGTAACCGTGGCTCGCCGCCGCCGCGAGCGCCCGCGCCTCCACCGCCGCCGCCGCATCGGCGAACGGGGGAAGCGTGTCGCGGAAACCTTCGGGGAGCAATGCGGTCATGATAGTGCGAATCCGTTGGGGCCGGGCCTGCCGATCCCCTGCCCTTTCTCACCGCGAAAGGACAGTCCTCCGGCTGGCCCGGCCCCGATAGGCTGTCAGAACGCCAGCCCCATCGCGGTCTTCACGCCGGGCAGCGCCTTCACCCTGGCGAGCAGGTCGGCGCTCACCTCGTCGTCGACCGAGAGCAGCAGCACCGCCTCGCCGCCCGCCTGACGGCGGCCGAGGTGGAAGGTGCCGATATTGACCCCGGCCTCGCCCAGCAAGGTGCCGATGCGGCCGATGAAACCCGGCGCATCCTCATTGACGACATAGAGCATATGGCCGGCGAGATCGGCCTCCACCTTGATGCCGAACAGCTCGACCAGACGCGGCGCGGCATCGCCGAACAAGGTGCCCGCCACCGAGCGCTCGCCCGCGTCGGTCTTCACCGAGACGCGGACGAGCGTGTGGTAATCGCCCTCCCGCTCGGTGCGGATCTCGCGCACCTCGATGCCGCGCTCCTTCGCGAGGAAGGGCGCGTTGACCATGTTCACCGTGTCGGTCTGCGTGCGCAGGAAGCCGGCCAGCACCGCCGAGACGATCGGCTTGGGGTTCAGCTCCGCCGCCGCGCCCTCGGTGTGGATCGAGATGCGCGGGATCACGCCATGCGAAAGCTGGCCGACGAGGCTACCGAGCTTCTCGGCCAGGGCCATATACGGCTTGAGCTTGGGCGCCTCCTCCGCGCTCAGGCTCGGCACGTTGAGCGCGTTGGTCACGCCGCCGGTGACGAGATAGTCCGCCATCTGCTCCGCGACCTGGATCGCGACGTTCACCTGCGCTTCCGTGGTGGACGCGCCGAGGTGCGGGGTGGAAACGAAGTTGGGCGTGCCGAACAGCGGGCTTTCCTTCGCCGGCTCGGTGACGAACACGTCCAGCGCCGCGCCCGCGATATGGCCTGAATCCAGCCCTTCCTTCAGCGCCGCCTCGTCGATCAATCCGCCGCGCGCGCAATTGATGATGCGCACGCCCTTCTTCGTCTTGGCGAGATTCTCGGCCGACAGGATGTTGCGCGTCTGGTCGGTCAGCGGCGTATGCAGCGTGATGAAGTCGGCGCGGGCGAGCAACTCGTCGAGCGTCACCTTCTCCACGCCCATCTCCAGCGCGCGCTCCGGCGTCAGGAACGGATCATAGGCGACGACCTTCATCCGAAGGCCGTGCGCGCGATCCGCGACGATCGAGCCGATATTGCCCGCGCCGATCAGGCCGAGCGTCTTGCTGGTCAGCTCGACGCCCATGAAGCGGTTCTTCTCCCACTTGCCGGCCTGCGTGGAGGCGTCGGCCTCGGGAAGCTGGCGGGCGAGCGCGAACATCAGCGCGATGGCGTGCTCTGCGGTGGTGATCGAATTGCCGAACGGGGTGTTCATCACCACCACGCCCTTGGCGGAGGCGGCGGGGATATCGACGTTGTCGACCCCGATCCCGGCGCGGCCGACCACCTTCAGGTTGGTCGCGGCGTCGAGAATCTCCTTCGTCACCTTGGTCGAGGAACGGATGGCGAGGCCGTCATACTGGCCGATGATCGCTTTCAGCTCCTCCGGCGTCTTGCCGGTGATCTCGTCCACTTCCACGCCGCGCTCACGGAAGATCTGCGCGGCCTTGGGGTCCATCTTGTCGGAAATCAGTACTTTAGGCATGGAACATATCCTGCAACTGCGCCGTCATCCCCGCGAAGGCGGGGATCCATTATCGCTGACGGCAGTGAGTATGGATTCCCGCCTTCGCGGGAATGACGGATGCTTCAGGCGGAAGCCTTCACCTCGGCATAGGCCCAGTCGAGCCACGGGCCGAGCGCCGCGATATCGGCGGTGTCGACGGTCGCGCCGCACCAGATGCGCAGGCCGGCCGGCGCATCGCGATAGCCCGCGACGTCGAACGCCGCGCCTTCCTTCTCCAGCAGGCCGGCCATCGCCTTGATGAAGGCCTCGTCCGCGCCCTCCACCGTGAGGCAGACGCTGGTGCGCGAGCGGATGCCCTTGTCCACCGCGAGGTGGCCGAGCCAGTCGCGCTCGGCGACGATCTTGTCGAGCGCCGCCGCGTTCGCGTCCGAACGCGCGATCAGGCCCCTGGCGCCGCCGATCGACTTCGCCCATTCGAGCGCGAATATCGCATCCTCCACCGCCAGCATCGACGGCGTGTTGATCGTCTCGCCCTTGAACACGCCCTCGGCGAGCTTGCCCTTGGAGACGAGGCGGAACACCTTCGGCAGCGGCCACGCCGGAGTGTGATTCTCCAGCCGCTCCACCGCGCGCGGGCCGAGGATCAGCACGCCATGCGCGCCCTCCCCGCCCAGCACCTTCTGCCACGAGAAGGTGGCGACATCGATCTTGTCCCACGGCAGGTCATAGGCGAACACCGCGCTGGTCGCGTCGGCGAAGCTCAGGCCCTCGCGGTCGGCGGCGATCCACTCGCCGTCCGGCACGCGCACGCCGCTGGTGGTGCCGTTCCAGGTGAACAGAACGTCGCTCGACCAGTCGACCTTGTCGAGATCGGGAAGCTGGCCGTAATCGGCGCGATGCACGGTCGGCTCGAGATTAAGCTGCTTGACCGCATCCGTCACCCAGCCCTCGCCGAAGCTCTCCCATGCGAGGCACGTCACGTCACGCGCGCCGAGCATCGTCCACATCGCCATCTCGAACGCGCCGGTGTCGGAACCGGGCACGATGCCGATGCGATGCGTGTCGGGCAGCGCGAGCATCTCGCGCATCAGGTCGATGCAATATTGCAGCCGCTGCTTGCCGAGCTTCGAGCGATGCGAACGGCCGAGCACCTCGGCGTTCAGCTTCGACGCATCCCAGCCCGGAGGCTTGGCGCAGGGACCGGATGAGAAATGGGGACGAGCCGGCCTGGTGGCGGGCTTGGCAGGCGCATTGGTGGCGCCGGTAACGAGCGTCGTATCAGTCATGTAACTCTCCTCGCAGAGAGCACGCGCGGCGTTGGGACCGCGTGGCCCGTCGACGGCCCTAGCGATGCGCGGGCGCGCTGGCAAGCGGCTACCGTCACTGTTTCCCGATCGACCGGCGTTAGAGGATGCAGCGATTCGGATCACCTCATCAACGAGTCGCTTCGTCACACCCCGCTTGCCCCGCGGTCCGCCGTCGCGGCAGGCTCCCCCCGTGCGGAGCGTGGGGAAAGTTGGCCGCGGGCGCGCGGCGATGGCGTTGCTTGCCGCGCTTACCCTCGCCGCGTGTGGGCGTACCGAGCGCCCGGCCTCGCCGCGCGGCTATGCCCCGATCATCGGCCCCTCGGCGCGCGAGACCGCGCAATGCCTTGCGGACCTGCGCATGCTCGGCGTCGATTACCAGCCGTTGCCGGACCGGCAGTTCGGCCCCGGCTGCGCGATCCTGGGCACGGTGAAATTGCTCGACGTTGGCGTGCCGACCACCAATCTCGGCGCGGTGCGCTGCGGCGAGGCGCGCAGCTATGCCGCCTGGGCGCGCAACGCGGTGGGGCCGGCGGCGTATCAGATCCTCGGCAGCGAGCTGGCGCGTATCGATTCGATGGGCAGCTATTCGTGCCGCAACGTCGCCGGCACCGCGCGCCGCTCCGGCCATTCCATCGCCAATGCGATCGACGTGGGCGCGTTCGTGCTGAGGGACGGGCGGCGGATCACCGTGCTGAACGACTGGAACTCGCCAGACCCGAACGTGCGGCAATTCCTGCGCGTGATCCACCAGTCCGCGTGCAGACGTTTCGGCACCGTGCTGTCGCCGGATTACAACACCGCGCACCGCGACCACCTGCATCTGGAGGATGACCGGGCGAGTTTTTGCCGCTAACGATTTTCGATGACCGAAACTCGCGTACCAAGCCGCGTCTTCCCGCGCGCGAAACAGGATGCGGAAGCCGCCAAGACCGGCATCTCCACCCCGCAGACCGAAAACCCCGCCTACCGCCTCGCCTTCCAGGACCTCGACTTCCTGCTGCGCGAGGACCTGCGCCCGGTGCGCTTCCAGCTCGAGTTGCTGAAGCCGCAACTGCTGATCGACGAGGCGCATATCGGCTCGACCTTCGTCTTCTACGGCTCGGCGCGCATCCCTGAGCCGGACAAGGCGCAGGCGCTGCTCGACCTCGCCACCGACGACAAGAGCGGCGCCATCGCCGAGCGGCTGGTCGCCAAGTCGAAATATTACGAGATGGCGCGCGAACTGGCGCGACTCGCCAGCAACTTCCCGCGCGACGAGAGCGGTCGGCGGCATTTCGTCGTCTGCTCGGGCGGCGGCCCCTCGATCATGGAAGCGGCGAATCGCGGCGCGACGGACGTCCATGCCGATTCGATCGGGCTGAACATCGTGCTGCCGCACGAGCAGGCGCCGAATCCCTATGTGACGCCAAGCCTGTCGATGCAGTTCCACTATTTCGCGCTCAGGAAGATGCACTTCCTGCTCCACGCGCGCGCGCTGGCCGCCTTCCCCGGCGGATTCGGCACGTTCGACGAACTGTTCGAGCTGCTGACGCTGATCCAGACCGGCAAGATCGCGCCGATCCCGGTGCTGCTGTTCGGCCGCGAATTCTGGGAGCGGGTGGTGAATTT from Sphingomonas sp. CL5.1 harbors:
- a CDS encoding GNAT family N-acetyltransferase, which translates into the protein MTVTVRPARAEDVAAIDALLRASFPAPDEANLVRDLCMEGDMVLTLIAEDEGTDTLAGAIVFSRMDVTVAGRQVPSVALAPLAVAAPYRRQGVAEALVRAGHDRLEAEGVVLSFVLGEPDYYGRFGYDAVVARNFSSPYAGEYFMALPLQGGLVPCGVREAAHHAPAFSRLGTQ
- the aroC gene encoding chorismate synthase, which translates into the protein MSFNTFGRVFRFTTWGESHGPALGAVVDGCPPGIAISEDDIQPWLDKRRPGQSRFTTQRREPDQVRILSGTFEGRTTGTPISLMIENVDQRSKDYSEVARAYRPGHADYAYDAKYGFRDYRGGGRSSARETAARVAAGAVARLVVSEVRIRAWVEAIGGDAIDPAVFDDAEIDRNAFFCPDAAAALRWEAKVDAARKAGSSLGAIVACEATGVPPGWGAPLYAKLDSELAAACMSINAVKGVEIGDGFAAAALTGEENADAMRPGPDGWPHFLANHAGGIAGGISTGQPLRLRVAFKPTSSILTPVETITRAGEASEIATKGRHDPCVGIRGVPVVEAMVALVLADQALLHRAQCGG
- a CDS encoding adenylosuccinate synthase; its protein translation is MANVAVIGAQWGDEGKGKIVDWLAERADMVVRFQGGHNAGHTLVVGDKTYKLSLLPSGIVRGTPSVIGNGVVLDPWALRDEIARLGEQGVKATPETLRIADNCALILPFHRDLDALREDASGAGKIGTTRRGIGPAYEDKVGRRAIRVCDLAHLDDLGPQLDRLTAHHDALRAGFGEPPIDRERLLAELREIAGFVLPFAKPVWRDLNEARAAGQRILFEGAQGVLLDIDHGTYPFVTSSNTIAGQAAGGSGIGPGGVGFVLGIAKAYTTRVGSGPFPTELEDATGERLGTRGREFGTVTGRKRRCGWFDAVLVRQSAAVSGITGIALTKLDVLDGFEEVKICTGYRLRGEVLDYFPSHAADQTEVEPIYETIEGWSESTAGARSWADLPAQAIKYIRRVEELIRCPVALVSTSPEREDTILVRDPFAD
- a CDS encoding ATP phosphoribosyltransferase regulatory subunit, translating into MTALLPEGFRDTLPPFADAAAAVEARALAAAASHGYERADPPLAEFADGLGSRLKDGGLRNAVRFVDPVSQRTLAIRPDLTAQIARIAATRMAHHPRPVRLSYAGPVLKLRGDALNPAREARQIGAELIGLDSVAAAREVVTVAVDALEAAGASGISIDFTLPDLVDAMAGTLPVADVDALRERLDAKDAGGVATLAPAYLPLIAAAGPFPEALERLRAFDTHGILASRIAGLAEIVDSLGDRVQLTLDPTERHGFEYQTWLGFSLFVRGVDREVGRGGTYRIVREDGTEEMATGFSLYADVLVGTTTPERRRLFLPYGAPAAEGARMRAAGWVTVAALEAGDTPEAQLCTHILDRGEARLLGG
- the serA gene encoding phosphoglycerate dehydrogenase — translated: MPKVLISDKMDPKAAQIFRERGVEVDEITGKTPEELKAIIGQYDGLAIRSSTKVTKEILDAATNLKVVGRAGIGVDNVDIPAASAKGVVVMNTPFGNSITTAEHAIALMFALARQLPEADASTQAGKWEKNRFMGVELTSKTLGLIGAGNIGSIVADRAHGLRMKVVAYDPFLTPERALEMGVEKVTLDELLARADFITLHTPLTDQTRNILSAENLAKTKKGVRIINCARGGLIDEAALKEGLDSGHIAGAALDVFVTEPAKESPLFGTPNFVSTPHLGASTTEAQVNVAIQVAEQMADYLVTGGVTNALNVPSLSAEEAPKLKPYMALAEKLGSLVGQLSHGVIPRISIHTEGAAAELNPKPIVSAVLAGFLRTQTDTVNMVNAPFLAKERGIEVREIRTEREGDYHTLVRVSVKTDAGERSVAGTLFGDAAPRLVELFGIKVEADLAGHMLYVVNEDAPGFIGRIGTLLGEAGVNIGTFHLGRRQAGGEAVLLLSVDDEVSADLLARVKALPGVKTAMGLAF
- a CDS encoding phosphoserine transaminase produces the protein MTDTTLVTGATNAPAKPATRPARPHFSSGPCAKPPGWDASKLNAEVLGRSHRSKLGKQRLQYCIDLMREMLALPDTHRIGIVPGSDTGAFEMAMWTMLGARDVTCLAWESFGEGWVTDAVKQLNLEPTVHRADYGQLPDLDKVDWSSDVLFTWNGTTSGVRVPDGEWIAADREGLSFADATSAVFAYDLPWDKIDVATFSWQKVLGGEGAHGVLILGPRAVERLENHTPAWPLPKVFRLVSKGKLAEGVFKGETINTPSMLAVEDAIFALEWAKSIGGARGLIARSDANAAALDKIVAERDWLGHLAVDKGIRSRTSVCLTVEGADEAFIKAMAGLLEKEGAAFDVAGYRDAPAGLRIWCGATVDTADIAALGPWLDWAYAEVKASA
- a CDS encoding extensin family protein, which encodes MALLAALTLAACGRTERPASPRGYAPIIGPSARETAQCLADLRMLGVDYQPLPDRQFGPGCAILGTVKLLDVGVPTTNLGAVRCGEARSYAAWARNAVGPAAYQILGSELARIDSMGSYSCRNVAGTARRSGHSIANAIDVGAFVLRDGRRITVLNDWNSPDPNVRQFLRVIHQSACRRFGTVLSPDYNTAHRDHLHLEDDRASFCR
- a CDS encoding LOG family protein, whose protein sequence is MTETRVPSRVFPRAKQDAEAAKTGISTPQTENPAYRLAFQDLDFLLREDLRPVRFQLELLKPQLLIDEAHIGSTFVFYGSARIPEPDKAQALLDLATDDKSGAIAERLVAKSKYYEMARELARLASNFPRDESGRRHFVVCSGGGPSIMEAANRGATDVHADSIGLNIVLPHEQAPNPYVTPSLSMQFHYFALRKMHFLLHARALAAFPGGFGTFDELFELLTLIQTGKIAPIPVLLFGREFWERVVNFDALVEEGVVSERDLDIFTYVESAAEGWQVVQRFYQEQTPPA